A genome region from Cognatishimia activa includes the following:
- a CDS encoding pyridoxamine 5'-phosphate oxidase family protein: MGTQYPELSDAHIKFIGQQHIFFVGSAATDGRVNISPKGMDSLRVLTPNHIIWRNMTGSGNETAGHLAEVNRITLMWCGFEKLPMILRAYGTARTLHPRDAEFDGFNADFPPSPGARQIYDVTIEMVQKSCGYAVPFMNFAGDRDVLKKWAEDKGPDGVQTYWEKRNQQTIDGKPTGIIT, encoded by the coding sequence ATGGGCACGCAGTATCCAGAACTCAGCGATGCGCATATCAAGTTCATCGGCCAGCAGCACATTTTCTTTGTCGGTTCCGCTGCCACAGATGGGCGGGTGAATATTTCTCCCAAAGGCATGGACAGCCTGCGCGTTTTGACCCCAAACCACATCATCTGGCGCAACATGACCGGAAGCGGCAATGAAACCGCAGGTCATCTGGCTGAGGTCAATCGGATCACGCTCATGTGGTGCGGATTTGAGAAACTGCCGATGATCCTGCGGGCCTATGGTACGGCGCGGACCTTGCACCCAAGGGATGCAGAGTTTGACGGTTTCAACGCCGATTTCCCGCCCTCTCCCGGCGCACGTCAAATCTATGATGTGACCATAGAAATGGTACAGAAATCATGCGGTTACGCGGTGCCCTTCATGAACTTTGCGGGCGATCGAGATGTCTTGAAAAAATGGGCCGAGGACAAAGGCCCAGACGGCGTTCAAACCTATTGGGAAAAGCGCAATCAGCAGACCATCGATGGCAAACCCACAGGGATCATCACGTGA
- a CDS encoding DNA alkylation repair protein has product MTIDEAIAELRAHIEPGRAEGMAAYHKQTREVWGIPNPATNDVTKGWRQRLTVEERVQLASDLWQTDIFEARLAAAKVLTQARIKPDDTGAWDLIQSWVPDFDSWAIADHACMAGQKRLVADPTRVDQVEAWTQSDHMWTRRAALVITLPWTKQNFPKPAELETRDRVLGWAAGYASDHDWFIQKAVAWWVRDLSRHDAARSRAFLDTHGEKMKPWARKEAARHMS; this is encoded by the coding sequence GTGACCATAGACGAGGCAATCGCCGAGCTACGCGCGCATATCGAACCCGGTCGCGCCGAGGGCATGGCCGCCTATCACAAACAGACCCGCGAGGTCTGGGGCATCCCAAACCCCGCGACCAATGACGTCACCAAAGGCTGGCGACAGCGATTGACGGTCGAGGAACGGGTGCAGCTCGCCTCGGATCTTTGGCAGACCGATATCTTTGAAGCACGGCTTGCCGCCGCCAAAGTCCTGACCCAAGCGCGCATCAAACCTGATGACACGGGCGCGTGGGATCTGATCCAAAGCTGGGTGCCCGATTTTGACAGCTGGGCCATCGCCGATCACGCCTGTATGGCCGGCCAAAAGCGCCTTGTGGCCGACCCCACCCGCGTGGATCAGGTCGAGGCCTGGACGCAGTCAGACCACATGTGGACCCGCCGCGCGGCGCTGGTGATCACCCTACCCTGGACCAAACAGAACTTCCCGAAACCTGCCGAACTAGAGACCCGCGACCGCGTGCTTGGCTGGGCCGCAGGCTACGCCTCCGACCATGATTGGTTCATCCAAAAGGCGGTGGCCTGGTGGGTCCGTGACCTCTCAAGACACGATGCCGCCCGCAGCCGCGCCTTCCTCGACACCCATGGCGAGAAAATGAAACCCTGGGCGCGCAAAGAAGCCGCACGTCATATGTCCTAA
- the moaA gene encoding GTP 3',8-cyclase MoaA encodes MIAPLIDPFMRPITYLRVSVTDRCDFRCVYCMAEDMTFLPKRDLLTLEELDRMCSAFVDLGVEKLRITGGEPLVRRDIMTFFKGMSRHLDNGALKELTLTTNGSQLHRFADKLASYGVKRINISLDTIVPDKFAAITRWGKLDNVLRGIDAAQNAGMRVKINAVALKDFNDSELFTITEWCKSRDMDLTWIEVMPMGDLGNEDRLGQYWSLEDLRGQLAQQYSLTELSERTGGPARYVRLEETGQKIGFITPLTHNFCESCNRVRLTCTGQLYMCLGQEDMVDLRAPLRASESNGPVSEAIRDAISKKPKGHDFDYSRQRIDGQMSRHMSHTGG; translated from the coding sequence ATGATAGCTCCGCTTATTGACCCATTCATGCGCCCGATCACCTATCTGCGTGTCTCTGTGACCGACAGATGTGATTTCCGCTGTGTCTATTGCATGGCCGAGGACATGACCTTTCTGCCCAAGCGCGACTTGCTGACGCTTGAGGAGTTGGACCGCATGTGTTCGGCCTTTGTCGATCTGGGGGTCGAGAAACTGCGGATCACCGGTGGCGAGCCTTTGGTGCGCCGCGATATCATGACGTTCTTTAAGGGCATGTCGCGCCATCTGGACAACGGCGCTCTGAAAGAGCTGACGCTGACCACGAACGGCAGCCAGTTGCACCGTTTTGCGGATAAGCTGGCGTCTTATGGCGTCAAACGGATCAACATCTCGCTTGATACCATCGTGCCCGATAAATTCGCGGCCATCACCCGCTGGGGCAAGCTCGACAACGTGTTGCGCGGCATCGATGCGGCACAGAATGCGGGCATGCGGGTCAAGATCAACGCCGTCGCTCTGAAGGATTTCAACGACAGCGAGCTTTTCACGATCACCGAATGGTGCAAGAGCCGCGATATGGATCTGACCTGGATCGAAGTCATGCCAATGGGCGACCTCGGCAATGAAGACCGTCTGGGCCAATATTGGTCACTCGAAGACCTACGTGGCCAGCTTGCCCAGCAATATTCGCTGACAGAGCTCTCGGAACGCACCGGAGGCCCTGCCCGCTATGTGCGCCTTGAAGAAACTGGCCAAAAGATCGGCTTTATCACTCCTCTGACCCATAATTTCTGCGAAAGCTGCAATCGCGTGCGCCTGACCTGTACGGGTCAGCTCTATATGTGCCTCGGTCAAGAAGACATGGTCGATCTGCGCGCACCGCTGCGAGCGTCGGAAAGCAACGGTCCGGTCAGCGAGGCCATCCGTGATGCGATCAGCAAAAAGCCAAAGGGCCATGATTTCGACTATTCCCGTCAACGCATCGACGGTCAGATGTCGCGCCACATGAGCCACACCGGCGGATGA
- a CDS encoding 3-deoxy-D-manno-octulosonic acid transferase yields the protein MKTDQEAAPLPTLYRLYTVGAQMASPILDRMQRKKLQKAGIPNARLNERAGFASIERPLGRLLWIHAVSVGETLSILDVLKELRAQAPRMTVLLTTTTTTAAELAAKRLPEGCIHQFAPLDTPAATKRFLEHWQPDLVTFVESEIWPHQIVSVHDAEIPLALINARLSAKSLASWAKRSDLARALFGRFTLMLCQTDPVRDGLRVFVQEPWKVVTSGDLKKSSDPLPVDDLEKARLARAIGDRPFWLASSTHEGEEELMSEAHRQFVSQHENGLMILLPRHPERGPELAEMLRAEGWPLAQRSKGEPITDDTQIYLADTLGETGLFYSLTDLVFVGGSFVPVGGHNPYEPAHMGCAILHGPLYANFAQAYADMAEQEASLEVADADALGQALCDLWGDDEVELLQANAKFYIEASRNIRKDVAGHLLALIDT from the coding sequence ATGAAGACGGACCAAGAGGCCGCGCCGCTCCCGACGCTCTACCGGCTCTACACGGTGGGCGCGCAAATGGCGTCACCGATCCTGGATCGTATGCAGCGCAAGAAGCTGCAGAAGGCAGGTATTCCGAATGCCCGCCTGAACGAGCGCGCGGGCTTTGCCAGCATCGAACGCCCATTGGGTCGGCTTTTGTGGATCCACGCGGTGTCCGTCGGGGAAACCCTGTCGATTTTGGACGTTCTAAAAGAGCTGCGCGCACAGGCGCCTCGGATGACCGTGCTTTTGACGACCACGACCACCACCGCGGCCGAACTCGCGGCAAAACGGCTGCCTGAAGGCTGCATCCACCAATTCGCGCCGCTCGACACTCCAGCGGCCACCAAACGCTTTCTGGAACATTGGCAGCCTGACCTCGTGACATTTGTCGAAAGCGAAATCTGGCCGCATCAGATCGTGAGCGTGCACGACGCCGAAATTCCTCTGGCGCTGATCAATGCACGGCTCTCGGCAAAATCCCTTGCGTCATGGGCCAAACGGAGCGACCTCGCGCGGGCGCTGTTTGGGCGGTTTACTTTGATGCTCTGTCAGACCGATCCGGTGCGCGACGGCCTGCGGGTCTTTGTGCAAGAGCCGTGGAAAGTGGTGACTTCAGGAGACCTCAAGAAATCCTCAGATCCCCTGCCCGTTGATGATCTGGAAAAGGCCCGACTGGCCCGCGCAATTGGCGACCGCCCGTTTTGGCTCGCTAGCTCCACCCATGAGGGTGAAGAAGAATTGATGAGCGAGGCCCATCGGCAGTTCGTGTCGCAGCATGAAAACGGTTTGATGATCCTTCTGCCTCGCCATCCTGAACGCGGCCCAGAACTGGCTGAAATGCTACGCGCAGAAGGCTGGCCCCTCGCGCAACGCAGCAAGGGCGAGCCCATTACTGACGATACTCAGATCTATCTGGCCGATACGTTAGGCGAGACGGGTCTGTTTTACAGCCTCACGGATCTGGTTTTCGTGGGTGGCTCTTTTGTGCCTGTCGGCGGGCATAACCCTTACGAGCCCGCCCATATGGGCTGCGCCATCCTGCACGGCCCGCTTTATGCGAATTTCGCACAGGCCTATGCGGATATGGCCGAGCAAGAAGCGAGCCTTGAGGTCGCGGATGCGGACGCTCTAGGCCAAGCGCTCTGTGACCTCTGGGGCGATGATGAAGTCGAGCTTTTGCAGGCCAATGCCAAGTTCTACATCGAAGCAAGCCGCAATATCCGCAAGGATGTGGCAGGCCATCTGCTGGCGCTGATTGATACCTAG